From a region of the Zingiber officinale cultivar Zhangliang chromosome 4B, Zo_v1.1, whole genome shotgun sequence genome:
- the LOC121975819 gene encoding two-pore potassium channel 3-like, whose translation METEPLLPLKIGSQSPSLPSHRQRASVTSSVPPSSVLCPLPEDGEISIPLSSPSTATAASSLKDLLIFGQFPPSTDDEPDEFAPLPSSSSPLPASPLSGNPNSSSSFSAAAVAHAWLSDPSASRGRNSLHRSRTAPAISAINEVGGSHIDTPDRPSIVTQAFLLLVVYLIFGISIYTFNRHHFVAKETHPVVDALYFCIVTMCTIGYGDITPVTASAKIFSIMFVIIGFGFVDILLSGMVSYVLDIQESLLLSAVNNPMKIDDKKKHNQQKNHDQHQHQHEHGHNITRNYIIDVKKGRMRIRMKVALALCVVLLCIGVGTGVLRFVEQLGWLDSFYLSVMSVTTVGYGDRAFTTLPGRLFASLWLLVSTLAVTRAFLYLAEARIDKRHRKMAKLVLCRDMTVAEFLAADMDNKGLVT comes from the coding sequence ATGGAAACCGAGCCGCTTCTTCCCCTAAAAATCGGATCTCAGTCGCCGTCTCTGCCCAGCCACCGGCAGAGGGCCTCCGTCACTTCCTCCGTTCCGCCGTCCTCTGTCCTCTGCCCCCTCCCCGAGGACGGAGAGATCTCCATCCCCCTCTCCAGCCCCAGCACCGCCACCGCCGCCTCCTCCCTCAAGGACCTACTTATCTTCGGCCAGTTCCCACCTTCTACCGACGACGAACCAGACGAATTCGCCCCTCTTCCCTCGTCTTCCTCTCCTCTTCCCGCCTCTCCCCTCTCCGGCAATCCcaactcctcttcctccttctccgccGCCGCCGTCGCCCATGCCTGGCTCAGCGACCCCTCCGCCTCTAGGGGGAGGAACAGCCTCCACCGATCCCGCACCGCCCCGGCCATCTCCGCGATCAATGAAGTCGGAGGCTCCCATATCGACACCCCTGATCGCCCCTCCATCGTCACCCAGGCTTTCCTCCTTCTCGTCGTCTACCTCATTTTTGGGATCTCAATCTATACCTTCAATCGCCACCACTTCGTCGCCAAAGAGACCCATCCCGTTGTCGACGCCCTCTACTTCTGCATCGTAACTATGTGCACCATTGGCTACGGCGACATCACCCCGGTTACTGCCTCCGCCAAGATCTTTTCCATCATGTTCGTCATCATTGGCTTCGGTTTCGTCGATATCCTTCTCTCCGGGATGGTGTCTTACGTGCTCGATATCCAGGAGTCCCTCCTCCTCTCCGCCGTCAACAACCCGATGAAGATCGACGACAAGAAGAAACATAATCAGCAAAAGAATCACGACCAACACCAGCACCAGCACGAGCACGGACACAACATCACCCGGAATTATATAATCGACGTCAAGAAGGGGCGGATGAGGATACGGATGAAGGTAGCACTTGCGCTCTGCGTCGTCCTGCTCTGCATCGGCGTCGGCACCGGCGTGCTGCGCTTCGTGGAGCAGCTTGGATGGCTCGATTCCTTTTACCTCTCTGTGATGTCTGTGACCACCGTTGGGTACGGGGACCGAGCATTCACAACGCTGCCGGGCAGGTTATTTGCGTCGCTGTGGCTCCTAGTGTCCACTCTCGCCGTCACTCGTGCATTTCTTTACTTGGCTGAGGCAAGGATCGACAAGCGGCACCGGAAGATGGCAAAACTGGTGCTCTGTAGAGACATGACTGTCGCAGAATTTCTCGCGGCTGATATGGACAATAAAGGGCTTGTCACGTAA